A genomic stretch from Brevinematales bacterium includes:
- a CDS encoding sugar ABC transporter permease yields the protein MGLNKLFSQYDNREVRNAYLFLLPVLLVIVLFILFPVIGTIYNSFFKVLDVGGGQSTFVGFGNYGQFLFDPQYAPRFWESVKFTMMFTFTTVIIESFIGLMFALILNESFKGRGILRTVILIPWAIPTVVSAVMWKQIYNSSFGFIKWLMVTFGANPSVITLGDFQSAFWALVVAEIWKTTPFVVIILLAGLQAIPQDLYKQGQIDGAKMFRQFMKITLPLIMPVLTIALIFRTIDCIRVFDIIYVLTSGKWGTETLSYLGFINYTVDLGKGSTVSVLTFILSFLITLLYIKFGKFGKSIKA from the coding sequence ATGGGGCTAAATAAACTATTCAGCCAATACGATAACCGGGAAGTCAGGAACGCATACCTGTTCCTGCTTCCCGTTCTACTTGTCATTGTTCTATTTATCCTGTTCCCCGTAATCGGGACGATCTATAACAGCTTCTTCAAGGTGCTGGATGTAGGCGGGGGGCAATCCACATTCGTGGGATTCGGCAATTACGGGCAGTTCCTGTTCGACCCGCAGTACGCCCCGCGTTTCTGGGAATCCGTAAAATTCACTATGATGTTCACCTTTACGACCGTCATTATCGAGTCGTTTATCGGCCTCATGTTCGCGCTCATCCTGAACGAAAGTTTCAAGGGGCGCGGCATACTCCGCACGGTGATCCTGATACCGTGGGCGATACCCACTGTGGTGTCGGCAGTCATGTGGAAACAGATATACAACTCGTCGTTCGGGTTTATCAAGTGGCTGATGGTGACATTCGGCGCAAACCCCTCGGTAATCACCCTCGGGGATTTCCAGTCCGCGTTCTGGGCGCTGGTGGTCGCCGAAATATGGAAGACTACCCCGTTCGTGGTGATTATCCTTCTCGCGGGACTCCAGGCGATACCGCAGGACCTCTATAAACAGGGGCAGATCGACGGGGCGAAGATGTTCCGGCAGTTCATGAAGATTACCCTGCCGCTTATCATGCCGGTGCTGACTATCGCGCTGATTTTCCGCACGATCGACTGTATCCGGGTGTTCGATATTATCTACGTGCTGACGAGCGGGAAATGGGGCACGGAAACATTGTCCTATCTCGGCTTCATAAATTATACGGTCGACCTCGGTAAGGGCTCGACGGTCTCGGTGCTGACGTTCATTCTGTCGTTTCTTATCACCCTGCTGTATATAAAATTCGGTAAGTTCGGCAAATCGATCAAGGCGTGA
- a CDS encoding carbohydrate ABC transporter permease, with translation MREEILKKILIYAGGLFLLAFAISPFLWMMAVSFSTTHRFLVEGGFQFTLENYVGIFTQSQFMSYFGNSLIIAIAVSVVVSLFASFAGYAVSRMRFPGRIAIPLFILAMSMFPQISIVGYLADLFGKLHLINTHIALILPYIAWTVPLALWINMSYFTQIPLELDKAALVDGASRTKTLVKVILPIALPGIFSSFLLVFIGCFNEFLFAVMLTSSPAAQTIPVGIASFSGLYGETSWGMVMAASFIASLPLIILTLIFQRYIVQGLAAGSVKG, from the coding sequence ATGCGGGAAGAAATACTAAAAAAAATATTGATATATGCCGGGGGATTGTTCCTTCTGGCGTTCGCGATCAGTCCGTTCCTATGGATGATGGCGGTCTCGTTCTCGACCACGCACCGTTTTCTGGTCGAAGGCGGGTTTCAGTTCACATTGGAAAACTATGTCGGCATATTCACCCAGAGCCAGTTCATGTCCTACTTCGGGAACAGCCTGATTATCGCGATAGCCGTATCGGTGGTCGTGTCGCTCTTCGCGAGCTTCGCGGGATACGCCGTATCGCGGATGCGGTTTCCCGGGCGTATCGCCATACCGCTCTTTATACTGGCGATGTCGATGTTCCCGCAGATCAGTATCGTCGGCTATCTTGCCGACCTTTTCGGTAAATTGCATTTAATCAACACCCATATCGCGCTGATACTCCCGTATATCGCGTGGACAGTCCCGCTGGCGTTATGGATCAATATGAGCTATTTCACCCAGATACCGCTCGAGCTCGATAAGGCCGCGCTGGTGGACGGGGCGAGCCGGACAAAGACCCTCGTGAAGGTTATCCTTCCGATCGCGCTTCCCGGCATCTTCTCGTCGTTCCTGCTCGTGTTTATCGGGTGTTTCAACGAGTTCCTGTTCGCGGTCATGCTGACCAGTTCGCCGGCCGCGCAGACTATACCTGTCGGGATCGCGTCGTTCTCCGGACTCTACGGCGAGACGTCGTGGGGGATGGTGATGGCGGCGTCGTTTATCGCGTCTCTGCCGCTCATTATCCTAACTCTCATATTCCAACGGTATATCGTGCAGGGCCTCGCGGCGGGATCGGTGAAGGGTTAA
- a CDS encoding ABC transporter ATP-binding protein, which yields METTSIHLEDLEKSWVTLRGKVTALEKIDLTVNKGEFFVLLGPSGCGKSTLLNLIAGLEKPSRGKIKFGERTVACPDERILLAPFERDIAMVFQSYALYPHMTIEENLTFPLTNRKPRPSKEEMKKLALDAAKLLQIDKLLDRKPAELSGGQRQRVAIGRAIVRNPKIFLMDEPLSNLDAQLRMDMRAQLKALQQKLGVTTIYVTHDQLEAMTLGDRIAILNGGYIQQLGNPMEVFERPVNVFVARFIGSPSMNMFTGELRSENGQDVLHSPAITVKLPGAIASKMKARGGTKFTVGVRPEHFAILPSGQGNFDVKIEVIEHIGVESLLYVFLSNGTQIVVKTTDAPKSRDVALGLIPENTHLFDEKENRIE from the coding sequence ATGGAAACGACAAGCATCCATCTCGAAGACCTTGAAAAAAGCTGGGTCACCCTGCGGGGAAAAGTGACCGCGCTCGAGAAAATAGACCTGACCGTCAATAAAGGGGAGTTCTTCGTACTGCTCGGCCCGTCGGGATGCGGTAAAAGCACGCTCCTGAACCTGATAGCGGGCCTCGAGAAACCGTCGCGCGGGAAGATCAAATTCGGCGAACGCACGGTGGCATGCCCCGACGAACGTATCCTGCTCGCCCCGTTCGAACGCGATATCGCGATGGTGTTCCAGAGTTACGCCCTCTATCCGCACATGACTATAGAAGAGAACCTGACGTTCCCGCTCACGAACCGCAAGCCCCGCCCGTCGAAGGAAGAGATGAAGAAGCTCGCGCTCGACGCGGCGAAACTCCTCCAGATCGATAAACTCCTCGACCGCAAGCCCGCGGAACTCTCCGGCGGACAGCGCCAGCGTGTCGCGATAGGGCGCGCGATAGTCCGTAACCCGAAAATATTCCTGATGGACGAACCGTTATCGAACCTCGACGCCCAGCTCCGTATGGATATGCGCGCGCAGCTCAAGGCGCTCCAGCAGAAACTCGGCGTCACCACCATCTATGTCACGCACGACCAGCTCGAGGCGATGACCCTCGGAGACCGTATCGCCATCCTCAACGGCGGATATATCCAGCAGCTCGGCAACCCGATGGAAGTGTTCGAGCGCCCGGTTAACGTATTTGTCGCGCGGTTTATCGGCTCCCCGTCGATGAACATGTTCACCGGCGAACTCCGCTCCGAGAACGGGCAGGACGTCCTGCACTCCCCCGCGATCACGGTCAAACTCCCCGGCGCGATCGCGTCGAAAATGAAGGCGCGCGGCGGGACGAAGTTCACTGTCGGCGTGCGTCCCGAGCATTTCGCGATACTCCCGTCCGGGCAGGGCAACTTCGACGTGAAGATCGAGGTGATCGAGCATATCGGGGTCGAGAGCCTGCTGTACGTGTTCCTCTCCAACGGCACGCAGATTGTGGTGAAGACTACCGACGCGCCGAAGAGCCGCGATGTTGCATTGGGACTCATCCCGGAGAATACGCACTTATTTGATGAAAAAGAGAATAGAATAGAATGA